The genomic segment CTTCCAGTCCGCTTGCCAGGAATCCCACTTCAGGTTCTATGATGTGATTTCCATAGCCCAGAAGTGTTTTCATGTTGGCTTGGGTAGAAGGATGCTTATACATGTCGAGGTCCATGGCTGGAGCGATGAAAACAGGCGCTTTCATCGACAGATAGGTTGTGATGAGCATGTTGTCAGCAATTCCGTGAGCCATCTTTCCCATGGTAGAGGCTGTGCAAGGAGCGATGAGCATGGCGTCGGCCCACAGACCTAAGTCTACGTGCGAATTCCAGGTTCCATCGCGCTGCGAGAAGAATTCGCTTACCACAGGCTTATGCGTAAGAGCCGAAAGGGTGATGGGAGTGATAAACTCCTTTCCTGCAGGCGTAATGACCACCTGCACTTCGGCTTCGCGCTTGATGAGACCTCGTATGATGAGGCAAGACTTGTAGGCTGCAATAGAGCCCGTAATGCCCAATACGATTTTCTTTCCTTTTAACATGAATTTTTCTAACAGTTAAGAAATAAATCCGAATTTCGCAAGGTTTGTTCTTCAACTACTTGCGAAAGTCCGGTAACAATTATTTTCCCATTCTCTTGTTGAATTCACGAAGGCGGATGCGGGTAAGCACCTGCTTGGTATTGTTGGTGAAATCGCTTCCCAAGACCCATGTAAAATAACCCGGATCTTTGGTCAGAATCTCAGCCACATCCCATCCTTTGTATTTGCCGAAGTTGAATACTTCGTGCTTCAAAGGATTTCCGTTCTCATCGTTTACAACGTTGCCCTGGGCGTCTTTTACCTCTTCCCAAACGATGCGTCCGGCGAAATCTACATTATCCTTCTGCTTAGAGAAATCGGCAAGTTCATCCATGTTGTTGTTGAGCACGCGCTCAGGTTCATCCTGCACGCCTGGAGCATACTTGTCGAGCTCGCCCATGAGCACGCGGTAAGTAGCCTCTGTATCCTGATCTGCACGATGAGCTTCGAAATCTTCCTCCATCTTTCTGCCGCAATAGAACTTGTAGGCAGCAGCCAGGTTACGGCGTTCCATCTTCATGAAGATGGTCTGCGCATCGATGAGACGGCACTTGTTAAAATCGAAGTCGATTCCAGCACGCAGAAATTCTTCTGCGAGCATCGGTACATCGAAGTGGTTGGAATTGTAGCCTGCGAAATCGCAACCTGTAAATTCCTTCTCTAATGTGGCAGCCAGCTGCTTGAAGGTTGGCGCATCTTTTACATCTTCGTTGCTGATGCCTGTAAGGGCAACTACTTCGGCAGGAATCTCCTTGCAAGGATTTACGTAGAGGTTCTTGCGGTCTTCAGTTCCATCAGGCATTACCTTGATGTAAGAAATCTGTATAATACGATCCTTGATCATGTCAAGACCCGTTGTCTCCAGGTCGAACACGATCAGAGGCTTTGTCAAATTGAGTTTCATTTTTGTAGAAATACTTTTCTTTTTGTTGTTTCAGAGAAAGCCCGTGCTCCTTTAGTCGTTAAGGAGCATAGGCATGATGAGCATCAGAATATCTTCGTTCTCAGGCTGTTCTGCTGGTACGATGATTCCGGCACGGCTAGGGTCTGCCAGCTGGATGATGATGTTGTCGCTGGTGAGATTGCTCAGGATTTCCATCAGACTGCTTCCCTTGAAGCCGATGCTGATAGGAGAGCCGTTGTATTCGCAAGACAACTGTTCCTTTGCAGATGTTGAGAAGTCAATATCCTCAGAAGAAACCTCGAAACGGCCTGACTCGATGTGGAAACGGATGAGCTGGCTGCTCTCGCTTGCAAATGGCAATACGCGGCGCAAAGCACTCTGCAAGCCTCTGCGGTCTACTGTAACCTCGTTAGGGTTGTTTGGAATAACAGAGTTGTAGTTAGGGTAGCGGCCATCAATCAGTCTGCATCTCATAACGCCGTCAGTAAACTGGATTTCTGCGCTTCGGTCATCAAACTTGATGATTGCGTCGTCGCCGTCCTTGCTCAGAATGTTCTTCAGCAGAGAAGCTGGCTTCTTAGGCAAGTTGAATGCTGAAGGAGATTCGCTCTTGATAGTGAAGTTCTTGCTGCGAACCAGCTTGTGACCATCGCTTGCTACGATAGCGAGAGCATCTGCTGTCAGGTCGAAATAAATACCGTTCATGACAGGGCGCAACTCATCGTTGGCTGTAGCGAAGAGCGAGCGTGAAATGTTGTTGATCAGCATTTCTGTAGGCAAAGAAATGGTTGTGCAAGCATCGTTCATGCTCTGTGTGCGAGGATATTCCTCTGCGCTCTGACCTGTGAAGTTGTAAAGACCGTTCTGGTAAACAATCTTGATGGCAACGGCTTCTCCGGCAGCATCCACATCGAAGTGAAGAGGCTGCTCAGGCAGTTCCTTCAACGCATCGAGGATTACGCGGTTAGGCACACAAAACTCACCTTCTCCATCGTGGTCGGTAAGAGCGAGTGTACTCTTGATGACATTATCACTATCGCTAGCCGTGATGCTCATTTCACCGTTAGCAACTTGGAAAAGGAAACAATCGAGGATTGGCAACGAATTCTTGCTTCCAATCACTTTTGCGAGCATGTTGAGCTTGCTGCTCAATGCAGAACTTGATACTGTAAATCTCATGAGTATTTTATTTAAATTTTATTTTGTTTTCTGTTTCACCTTAATTAAATTAGGCAATATCACCTAATTGAGCACAAAAATACAAAAAATATCGCTGATAAGCAAAAATAATTGGAGAAAAGTTCTAGTTTTTGAACTATTTTTAGTAATTTCGCAGTCAGAAAGAAAAAAACACCCTTTAAACAAAGGAAAAACTTTAAATATTATCATATGGAATTACAAGGAAAGGTTATTGCCGTTTTGCCTGAAAGAAGCGGCGTCTCTCAGAGAGGAGAGTGGAAAGCTCAGTCGTTCGTAATTGAAACCCACGAGCAGTATCCAAAGAAATTGTGCTTTGATGTTTTCGGAGCAGACCGTCTGGCTCAGTTCAACATTCAGAGTGGTGAGGAACTCCTGGTTTCTTTCGATATTGATGCTCATGAGTATCAGGGCCGTTGGTTCAACAGCATCCGTGCCTGGAACATCCAGCGTGTTGACCCTAACGCCGTAGCTGGTGCTATGGGCGGAATGCAGCCAGGTGCGTTTCCTCCAGTAGGTGCTCCTGTAGCTCCTGCTCAGCCAGCAGCTCCTGCTAATGGCGCAACTGCAGCATTCCCTCCAGTTCAGCCTGCAGCTCCTGCAGCAGAGAGTGGTAGCGCAGATGATCTTCCTTTCTAAAAACAGAAAAGTAAGATAAAAATAAGAGCACTTCGCCTGAGACTTTCTTCTGTCTCGGATGAAGTGCTCTTTTTTTATTCATAATCTTATATTTCTCTTTATCAACTGTTTTCTATTCTCTGCGTCTCTTCTCAAAGAATTGTTTCGAAGCGGCAAAGAAGAGGAGAACGGAAGCTGCATTTTCTATAGTAACCATCCAGAATGTTCCGTTGTAACCGAAATGTTCTGCCACAACTCCGCCTAGCAGACAGCCGATTCCGAAGCCCAAATCCCAACCGGTAAGAATGCTGCTGTTTGCCGTTCCACGCTGGTCGTGACGAGCCACATTAATGAACATGTTGAGGAAGGCTGGGTAAAGATGACCGTTGCCCAGGCCGATAAGAAAAGCCGAAAGATAATAGGCTACCGGGTGCTTGACGGTAACAAAGATGATGAAACCAACAAGCGAAAGCAGCATTCCTTCGGCCGCATTCTGGGTAAGTTTGCCCTGACTCAAGGCTTTTCTTCCCTGCAGTCTTGACAGGAACAGACCCATGGAAAGAAGGGCAAAATAAGTGCCCGTTCCGCCTGTAATTCCGAGTTCCTCCTTGCTGTAGATTGCGAGATAATTGCTCAGAACACCCCAGCAGAAACCGAACATGGCGATGTTGATGGCAAGGAGCCAGGCACGCGTCAGGAAGAAGCGGTCGAGAGAAAGCTTCTCCTTGTTCTTAACGATTTCCTTTTCGGGGAGGCGGATGGTTCCTGCAATCACAACTGAGGCAATCGCCACGATGAAAGCTATCCAGAAGAGAATCATGTAACTGTCTACCGCATTATGCAGATAGATTCCGATGGATGGAGCAATCGCCATGGCAAAATTGTTGCTCAGTCCGTAGAGTCCGATTCCTTCATTTCTCCTACTTGCCGGAAGAACGTCGATGGCGCAGGTGCTGTTGGCAACCGTTACGGCTCCGAACGGACCTCCGTGCAGGGTTCTGCAGATGGCAAACATCAGGATGGTGCTGGCTGCAATATAGCCGGCAAAGAAGATGGCGAAGGCCGTGAGACAGACCATCAGAACCTTCTTGCGCGAAAAGCTGTCAACCACATATCCGCTGAACGGACGAATGATGAGGGCGGCAACCGTATAGCCGCTCAGCACAATTCCAATCACATCTTTCGTGGCTCCAAAATTTTCGCTCAGATAGAGAGGGAGCAAAGGTGTGAGCAGATAGAAGGCGAAATACAACAGAAAGTTGGTAGTCATCACCTTGATGTAGTTTGCATTCCAAAGTTTCTCTTTCATCATTTTTTAGAGTTTATCCTCACTTTTAGAGTTTGTCCTCATTATTAGAGTTTGTCCTCATTATTAGAGTTTGTCCGCCAGCCAGGCGTCGATGAGTTTTCGGGCGATGGAAAGTTTCTCTGGGAGAATAGGGAGATTCTCTTTCGTGAACCATTTACCACGAGAGAGTTCTTCTTTCTGAAGATGAATTTCTCCATCTACATATTCTGCCGAGAAGCCAATCATCAGACCGCTCGGATAAGGCCAAGGCTGGGAACCGAAATATTTCAAGTTCTTGATAGCCAGACCGGTTTCTTCCATTACTTCACGATGAACCGCCTCTTCCAGATTCTCGCCAGTCTCTACGAAACCAGCCACGAGACTGTCGAAATTTCCCTTGAAATTGCGAGCGTGTACCAGCAAGACCTGATCATCTTTCTTAATCAGAACGATGATGGCTGTGGCAAGCGAAGGCCAGACCTGTTTGCCGCATTCTGTACATTTCTTACTGATGTCGGTTGCCATTTTCATCGGAGCTCCGCAAACGCCGCAGAATTGGGTATTCATGTCCCAATAGTTGAGTTCCTGACACTTTCCTGCTTTCTGGTAAAGGGCAGGAGAGAGTTTGTAGAAACTAGGGCGCAAGCCGCACATTTCGTACTTCGGATTGCCGGTAACGGGCTCAGGAATGGTGAAGGTCTTTACCTCTGTTCCGTCTTCCATCGTGGTAATGTTGAGAATGTGAGTCCAAGGCTTTGTTGGGATTGGACTCTCTTCTGAACAAGGAATCGTATAGGTTCCGTCTTCTTTCTTTTCGAGCAAGAGATCAGTCTTGCAAAATATAAACCAATACTTCATTCTTTATTTTGAACTTATTTGCTTTTTTACTTTGAGCTTTATAATATGCTTTTCCAGAAGCGTTTCGAGGAGCTATTCCTTCTTACCGAACAGCAATTCGAAATCGCGCTGGGCAGCTGGCTTGGTCCATGCTTCCGGCACAAACTTCCAGTTGTTGTTTGGTTTTGCATCAACCGTTCCCATCTTTTCAATTTCTTCCATCAGATAGTAGCGCTGGTCGCGCTTGCTGCGATAGATGATTCGGCTTTCAAGACTGTCTTTCGGGATTCCGGCCCCCTTGGTAAGGAGTTCGCCGCCGCCATTTCCACGATAGCTGTTAACGGCTACCTTGTACCATTTCTTCTCATCGAAAGGTTCGCCGTTGCTCATGCGCAGAATCTTCACCTTCTCGCCATCTGGCTTGGTTACGTCAACTTCGTAATCGATTCCCGCAGCACTATCAAAGTTGAACGAGAGATTCTTGAAACCGAGACGTTGCTGGTCGCCAGCGGTCTTCTCATCGAGCAGCAGAAGATGGTCGTCCGGGCTCTTCATTGTGTTCACCCAGAGGTCGTAACTCATTTCCAGATGCTTTCTGATTTCTTCGCCCGTCATACGCATTACGTAGAGCTGGTTCTCATATTTATAGAGATTGAACATGTCGCTCACGTAGATTGGGCCGGCTTTCAGAACCGCGTTGAACTGAAGAGGAGCGTTGAACGAAATGTCGGCATTTGTAATCTGCAACTGGAGGTTGAGGATGAAATCGTTGAAAGCAGAACTGCCGAAGAACTGGTCGCGACTGTAGATGGTAGTCTTGAAGTTGCCAATCTGCTTGCCCACATATTTCTTTACTTCCGCAATCTGAGGTTCGAAAGTCTTCATGAAATCCTCGTCGATAGGACAATCTGTCACATCCACAATCTTGCCTGTCACCTTTTTGTCAGTTACCACCAGCTGTTTCTTTCCGTTCACCTTTTTCTTGTTGAGGGTGAGGGTT from the Segatella copri genome contains:
- a CDS encoding 3'-5' exonuclease — encoded protein: MKLNLTKPLIVFDLETTGLDMIKDRIIQISYIKVMPDGTEDRKNLYVNPCKEIPAEVVALTGISNEDVKDAPTFKQLAATLEKEFTGCDFAGYNSNHFDVPMLAEEFLRAGIDFDFNKCRLIDAQTIFMKMERRNLAAAYKFYCGRKMEEDFEAHRADQDTEATYRVLMGELDKYAPGVQDEPERVLNNNMDELADFSKQKDNVDFAGRIVWEEVKDAQGNVVNDENGNPLKHEVFNFGKYKGWDVAEILTKDPGYFTWVLGSDFTNNTKQVLTRIRLREFNKRMGK
- the dnaN gene encoding DNA polymerase III subunit beta → MRFTVSSSALSSKLNMLAKVIGSKNSLPILDCFLFQVANGEMSITASDSDNVIKSTLALTDHDGEGEFCVPNRVILDALKELPEQPLHFDVDAAGEAVAIKIVYQNGLYNFTGQSAEEYPRTQSMNDACTTISLPTEMLINNISRSLFATANDELRPVMNGIYFDLTADALAIVASDGHKLVRSKNFTIKSESPSAFNLPKKPASLLKNILSKDGDDAIIKFDDRSAEIQFTDGVMRCRLIDGRYPNYNSVIPNNPNEVTVDRRGLQSALRRVLPFASESSQLIRFHIESGRFEVSSEDIDFSTSAKEQLSCEYNGSPISIGFKGSSLMEILSNLTSDNIIIQLADPSRAGIIVPAEQPENEDILMLIMPMLLND
- a CDS encoding DUF3127 domain-containing protein, coding for MELQGKVIAVLPERSGVSQRGEWKAQSFVIETHEQYPKKLCFDVFGADRLAQFNIQSGEELLVSFDIDAHEYQGRWFNSIRAWNIQRVDPNAVAGAMGGMQPGAFPPVGAPVAPAQPAAPANGATAAFPPVQPAAPAAESGSADDLPF
- a CDS encoding MFS transporter, yielding MKEKLWNANYIKVMTTNFLLYFAFYLLTPLLPLYLSENFGATKDVIGIVLSGYTVAALIIRPFSGYVVDSFSRKKVLMVCLTAFAIFFAGYIAASTILMFAICRTLHGGPFGAVTVANSTCAIDVLPASRRNEGIGLYGLSNNFAMAIAPSIGIYLHNAVDSYMILFWIAFIVAIASVVIAGTIRLPEKEIVKNKEKLSLDRFFLTRAWLLAINIAMFGFCWGVLSNYLAIYSKEELGITGGTGTYFALLSMGLFLSRLQGRKALSQGKLTQNAAEGMLLSLVGFIIFVTVKHPVAYYLSAFLIGLGNGHLYPAFLNMFINVARHDQRGTANSSILTGWDLGFGIGCLLGGVVAEHFGYNGTFWMVTIENAASVLLFFAASKQFFEKRRRE
- the nudC gene encoding NAD(+) diphosphatase; amino-acid sequence: MKYWFIFCKTDLLLEKKEDGTYTIPCSEESPIPTKPWTHILNITTMEDGTEVKTFTIPEPVTGNPKYEMCGLRPSFYKLSPALYQKAGKCQELNYWDMNTQFCGVCGAPMKMATDISKKCTECGKQVWPSLATAIIVLIKKDDQVLLVHARNFKGNFDSLVAGFVETGENLEEAVHREVMEETGLAIKNLKYFGSQPWPYPSGLMIGFSAEYVDGEIHLQKEELSRGKWFTKENLPILPEKLSIARKLIDAWLADKL
- a CDS encoding bifunctional metallophosphatase/5'-nucleotidase, yielding MKQLFAALLLALTFNSQAMGQQRTVKLRVIETSDVHGSFFPYDFINRKPKAGTLARVSSYVNNLRKDYKDNLILLENGDILQGQPTCYYYNYVKTEARNVAADVVNYMKYDAQVFGNHDVETGHPVYDKWIKELNCPVLGSNIISTSTGQPYVKPYLILNREGVKVAVLGMITPAIPNWLTENLWSGLKFENMVTNARKWVKYLQENEKPDVIIGLFHSGKDGGIQTAEYDEDASIKVAKEVPGFDLVLFGHDHTRDNETVTNTDGKQVVCLDPANNAISVADAEITLTLNKKKVNGKKQLVVTDKKVTGKIVDVTDCPIDEDFMKTFEPQIAEVKKYVGKQIGNFKTTIYSRDQFFGSSAFNDFILNLQLQITNADISFNAPLQFNAVLKAGPIYVSDMFNLYKYENQLYVMRMTGEEIRKHLEMSYDLWVNTMKSPDDHLLLLDEKTAGDQQRLGFKNLSFNFDSAAGIDYEVDVTKPDGEKVKILRMSNGEPFDEKKWYKVAVNSYRGNGGGELLTKGAGIPKDSLESRIIYRSKRDQRYYLMEEIEKMGTVDAKPNNNWKFVPEAWTKPAAQRDFELLFGKKE